In one window of Lewinella sp. 4G2 DNA:
- a CDS encoding aconitate hydratase, with the protein MAFDIDLIKKVYADLPGKVAAAREKLGRPLTLTEKILYTHLHPESPLREYTRGGDYVFFQPDRVAMQDATAQMALLQFMMAGRTEVAVPSTVHCDHLIQAKVGADVDLAVANDVNKEVYDFLSTVSDKYNIGFWKPGAGIIHQIVLENYAFPGGMMIGTDSHTPNAGGLGMVAIGVGGADAVDVMAGMPWELKQPKVIGVKLTGKLGGWTTPKDVILKVAGILTVKGGTGAIVEYFGEGAQSMSCTGKGTICNMGAEIGATTSTFGYDESMSRYLKATDRADVAKLADQVAEHLTGDAECYANPEKYFDRVIEIDLNTLEPHINGPYTPDRAFPISEFAAAVEEFEFPPVLEVGLIGSCTNSSYEDLDRAANIAKDAKAKGLKFKSEFTVTPGSEQIRFTVERDGILDAFEEIDGVVLANACGPCIGQWARHTDDPNRANSIITSFNRNFAKRNDGNPQTRGFVASPELVTAMSLSGSMKFNPLTDTLTNDKGEQVKLDPPQGYELPPNGFAVEDAGFQAPAEDGSGINVVVSPTSDRLQLLDPFKPIKNEQVQDMRILIKAAGKCTTDHISMAGPWLKFRGHLENISQNCLIGAVNAYNEKTNTVINYLTNEYHPVPTSAITYRDNGVGQIVVGEENYGEGSSREHAAMEPRFLGVHAVLVKSFARIHETNLKKQGMLALTFANPDDYALIRQDDKVSIKNFSDFAPGMQLELTFDHADGTSDVVVTNHTYNAAQIDWVRAGSALNKIREDVAAGK; encoded by the coding sequence ATGGCATTCGATATTGATCTGATCAAAAAGGTCTACGCAGACCTCCCCGGCAAAGTAGCCGCAGCCCGTGAAAAGCTCGGGCGCCCCCTGACCCTGACCGAGAAAATTCTCTACACCCACCTTCACCCCGAAAGCCCGCTACGCGAATACACCCGTGGTGGTGACTACGTTTTCTTCCAGCCCGACCGCGTAGCGATGCAGGATGCTACCGCGCAAATGGCCCTACTACAATTCATGATGGCTGGCCGCACGGAAGTTGCCGTGCCTTCAACGGTACACTGTGATCACCTCATCCAGGCCAAGGTTGGCGCTGACGTCGATCTCGCGGTTGCCAACGACGTGAATAAAGAAGTGTACGACTTCCTGAGCACGGTTTCCGACAAGTACAACATCGGTTTCTGGAAGCCCGGCGCGGGTATCATCCACCAGATCGTGCTCGAGAACTACGCCTTCCCCGGCGGTATGATGATCGGTACCGACAGCCACACGCCCAACGCGGGTGGCCTCGGTATGGTCGCCATCGGTGTTGGTGGTGCTGACGCCGTCGACGTGATGGCCGGTATGCCCTGGGAACTCAAGCAACCCAAAGTGATCGGCGTTAAACTGACCGGTAAATTGGGTGGTTGGACGACCCCAAAGGACGTCATCCTCAAAGTAGCCGGTATCCTCACCGTGAAGGGTGGCACCGGCGCTATCGTCGAATACTTCGGCGAAGGAGCCCAGTCCATGAGCTGTACCGGTAAGGGCACCATCTGTAATATGGGTGCCGAGATCGGCGCTACCACCTCTACGTTCGGTTACGACGAGAGCATGAGCCGCTACCTGAAAGCCACCGACCGAGCCGACGTAGCGAAGCTCGCCGACCAGGTCGCTGAACATCTCACCGGCGACGCTGAGTGTTACGCCAACCCCGAGAAGTACTTCGACCGCGTCATTGAGATCGACCTCAATACACTGGAACCACACATTAATGGCCCGTACACGCCGGACCGTGCTTTCCCCATCAGCGAATTTGCCGCTGCCGTGGAGGAGTTTGAATTCCCGCCCGTACTTGAGGTTGGCCTGATCGGCTCCTGTACCAACTCTTCCTACGAAGACCTGGACCGCGCCGCCAACATCGCTAAGGACGCGAAGGCAAAAGGCCTGAAATTCAAATCTGAATTTACCGTAACACCTGGTTCCGAGCAGATCCGCTTCACCGTGGAACGCGACGGTATCCTCGATGCCTTTGAAGAAATTGACGGTGTCGTCCTCGCTAACGCCTGTGGCCCCTGTATCGGCCAGTGGGCCCGCCATACGGACGACCCGAACCGAGCCAACTCCATCATCACATCCTTCAACCGGAACTTCGCCAAGCGGAATGATGGTAACCCCCAGACGCGTGGATTCGTCGCCAGCCCCGAGTTGGTAACGGCCATGTCTTTGAGTGGTAGCATGAAGTTCAACCCCCTGACGGATACGCTGACCAACGATAAGGGCGAGCAGGTGAAGCTTGACCCACCCCAGGGTTACGAACTACCCCCGAATGGTTTTGCCGTAGAGGACGCCGGTTTCCAGGCACCCGCCGAAGATGGTTCCGGTATTAACGTTGTTGTAAGCCCAACTTCCGATCGTCTCCAGCTTTTGGATCCCTTTAAGCCAATCAAGAATGAGCAGGTGCAGGATATGCGCATTCTCATCAAGGCGGCGGGTAAGTGTACGACGGACCACATCTCCATGGCCGGACCGTGGCTCAAGTTCCGTGGCCACCTCGAGAACATCAGCCAGAACTGTCTGATCGGCGCGGTGAACGCCTACAACGAAAAGACCAACACGGTCATCAACTACCTCACGAACGAGTACCACCCGGTACCAACTTCCGCCATTACGTACCGTGATAACGGCGTTGGCCAGATCGTCGTGGGTGAAGAGAACTACGGTGAAGGATCTTCCCGCGAGCACGCTGCCATGGAGCCCCGCTTCCTCGGCGTCCACGCGGTACTGGTAAAGTCTTTCGCCCGTATCCACGAAACGAACCTCAAGAAGCAGGGTATGCTCGCCCTCACGTTCGCTAACCCGGATGATTACGCACTCATCCGCCAGGATGACAAGGTGAGCATCAAGAACTTCAGCGACTTTGCCCCCGGCATGCAGCTGGAACTGACCTTTGACCACGCTGATGGCACCTCCGATGTCGTCGTGACGAACCACACTTATAACGCCGCTCAGATTGACTGGGTGCGGGCTGGTTCGGCGCTGAATAAGATTCGGGAGGACGTTGCGGCTGGGAAGTAG
- a CDS encoding zinc-dependent metalloprotease → MTRYLLFLSLFLLLTSSPLDAQKRRKKKQADPAAAVTTMVQDTTPPTPKKKEAKPKFKKYDEVITKEVETTRGLFVTHRVGDKYYFEVPFGRFGQDMLLVSRIAKIPANLGGGYFNAGTKTNEQVVHWERSFDNIHLRSVSFSSVADERLPINISVQNNNFAPLINSFPIVTFNPDSTAAVIEVSKFFTSDVPAISGLSSRIRKQYKVRSLDGKRSFISRMAAYPENVEVRHEMTYSAGEPPSNSRTGTISLEMAQSLYLLPEEPMTPRMYDPRVGWFTVSQVDYGSEALKADRKRYIRRWRMEPKDPAAYARGELVEPVKPIVYYIDPATPTKFVPYFKQGIEDWQRAFEVAGFKNAIVAKVAPTREEDPDWSAEDARYSVVRYVASETRNAMGPSVSDPRSGEIIESDIIWYHNHLRSYRNRYLLETGAANPSARTLNTPEAEIGEMMRMVIAHEVGHALGLPHNMKASFAYPVDSLRSATFTNEWGLATTIMDYTRYNYVAQPEDKGVRWVRMLGPYDLYAINWGYRYIPGAETAAAEVPILRSWIDEKNNDPKYLFGGSNRFDPSSQTEAVGDDPVYASTLALKNLKRVAPRLAEWTATPGEGYADLEELYGELLGVWRRFGGHVIANVGGVYELPKTTDQAGFTYTPLSAAEQKRSVKFLNEHVFTTPQWLLQENIIRNIGPTGTLERIHELHDRQLRSLLRQDRLDRLVEQSAFATGANSAYSLTELLTDLSGGIFSELKRSTPIDGVRRNVQRSYVTQLGKLMTVKDGEAVSDVNAAARAELSNIRDRAITSATRYPRGIVRYHLEDLVARVDEVLEVD, encoded by the coding sequence ATGACCCGTTATTTATTGTTCCTTTCCCTGTTCCTACTACTTACTTCCAGCCCACTGGACGCCCAGAAACGACGGAAGAAAAAACAGGCTGACCCAGCCGCGGCGGTCACCACCATGGTGCAAGACACCACGCCACCTACCCCAAAGAAGAAGGAGGCTAAGCCAAAATTCAAGAAGTACGACGAAGTGATTACCAAAGAGGTGGAGACTACCCGGGGCCTCTTCGTTACCCACCGGGTTGGGGATAAGTATTACTTCGAGGTGCCCTTCGGGCGCTTTGGCCAGGACATGTTACTCGTCAGCCGGATCGCGAAGATTCCCGCCAACCTGGGGGGCGGATACTTCAATGCGGGGACGAAAACGAACGAGCAGGTCGTCCACTGGGAACGCAGTTTTGATAATATTCACCTGCGGTCCGTCAGCTTCAGCAGCGTGGCCGATGAGCGGCTTCCGATCAATATTTCGGTGCAGAATAACAACTTTGCACCGCTGATCAATTCCTTCCCCATCGTTACGTTCAATCCGGACAGTACGGCGGCGGTGATTGAGGTAAGCAAATTCTTTACTTCGGACGTTCCGGCCATCAGTGGCCTCTCCAGCCGGATCCGAAAACAATACAAGGTCCGGAGCCTGGACGGGAAGCGCAGTTTCATCAGTCGGATGGCAGCCTATCCAGAAAACGTGGAGGTCCGCCACGAAATGACCTACAGCGCCGGGGAACCACCCAGCAACTCCCGCACGGGTACGATCAGCCTGGAAATGGCCCAGAGCCTGTACCTCCTTCCAGAAGAACCGATGACGCCCCGGATGTACGACCCGCGGGTGGGCTGGTTCACCGTCAGCCAGGTCGATTACGGATCCGAAGCACTGAAGGCTGACCGGAAACGCTACATCCGCCGCTGGAGAATGGAACCCAAAGACCCGGCCGCCTACGCCCGTGGTGAATTGGTGGAACCCGTTAAGCCCATCGTCTACTACATCGACCCGGCCACGCCCACCAAATTCGTGCCCTACTTCAAGCAGGGGATTGAGGACTGGCAGAGAGCCTTTGAGGTGGCCGGCTTCAAGAATGCCATCGTCGCTAAGGTGGCCCCGACCCGGGAAGAAGATCCGGACTGGAGCGCGGAGGACGCCCGTTACAGCGTCGTCCGCTACGTCGCCAGTGAAACCCGGAATGCTATGGGCCCAAGCGTGAGCGACCCCCGCAGCGGTGAGATCATCGAGTCGGACATCATCTGGTACCATAACCACCTCCGTTCCTACCGCAACCGTTACCTGCTCGAAACTGGTGCGGCCAACCCCAGTGCCCGGACGCTCAATACGCCGGAAGCGGAGATCGGCGAAATGATGCGGATGGTCATTGCCCACGAGGTGGGCCACGCCCTGGGTTTACCCCACAACATGAAGGCCAGCTTTGCTTACCCCGTGGACTCCCTCCGCTCGGCCACCTTTACGAATGAGTGGGGATTGGCAACGACCATCATGGACTACACCCGGTACAATTACGTCGCCCAACCCGAGGACAAGGGCGTGCGCTGGGTACGGATGCTCGGCCCCTATGATCTGTACGCCATCAACTGGGGTTACCGGTACATCCCCGGTGCGGAGACGGCCGCGGCGGAAGTCCCCATCCTCCGCTCCTGGATCGACGAAAAGAATAATGACCCGAAGTACCTCTTCGGCGGCAGCAACCGCTTCGACCCTTCCAGCCAAACGGAGGCCGTCGGTGATGACCCCGTCTATGCCTCTACGCTCGCACTGAAGAATCTCAAACGCGTTGCTCCCCGCCTGGCGGAATGGACGGCCACGCCAGGCGAAGGGTACGCGGACCTGGAGGAACTCTACGGTGAATTACTGGGTGTTTGGCGCCGATTTGGTGGCCACGTCATCGCCAACGTAGGTGGCGTCTACGAACTTCCGAAGACGACGGACCAGGCCGGTTTTACCTACACGCCGTTGAGTGCCGCCGAGCAGAAGCGAAGTGTAAAATTCCTTAATGAGCACGTATTCACTACGCCGCAGTGGTTACTTCAGGAGAACATCATCCGCAACATCGGCCCCACCGGCACGCTGGAGCGGATCCATGAGCTTCACGACCGGCAGTTGCGGAGCCTTTTGCGGCAAGACCGTTTGGATCGGCTCGTGGAACAGTCCGCTTTTGCTACTGGAGCTAACTCAGCCTATAGTTTGACGGAACTCCTGACGGACCTCAGCGGCGGCATCTTTTCGGAGCTAAAGAGAAGTACGCCAATTGATGGAGTGCGCCGGAACGTGCAACGCTCCTACGTTACCCAACTTGGTAAATTGATGACCGTGAAAGACGGGGAGGCAGTAAGCGACGTCAACGCTGCCGCGCGAGCAGAATTGAGCAACATCCGTGACCGGGCAATTACTTCCGCAACTCGTTATCCCAGAGGTATCGTTCGTTACCATTTGGAGGACCTGGTGGCCCGCGTTGATGAGGTACTCGAGGTAGACTAA
- a CDS encoding CoA pyrophosphatase gives MLDQIRLALSTSPLPGRQAQARLAPPGRGDFPEPPKNARVASVLALFHHFEGELNLLFIQRTSPPNDRHAGQISFPGGSVDPGDTDAKDTALREAEEEIGIDRNDVEILGALTPLYIPVSNFIVDPFVGYWGAAAGAEFKLQASEVERTLWVPFQQLLDPTNRKVGDRKTSRGLLIKDVPYYAVNGEEIWGATAMMTAELVALITG, from the coding sequence ATGCTAGATCAGATTCGCCTTGCCCTGAGCACTTCTCCACTTCCCGGCCGGCAGGCGCAGGCACGTCTTGCCCCTCCCGGCCGGGGGGATTTTCCCGAGCCACCCAAGAATGCGCGCGTAGCCTCCGTCCTGGCCCTTTTCCACCACTTCGAGGGCGAGCTCAACCTGCTGTTCATCCAGCGGACGAGCCCGCCGAACGACCGCCACGCCGGACAGATCTCCTTCCCCGGCGGCTCAGTCGATCCCGGCGATACGGACGCGAAGGACACCGCACTACGGGAGGCAGAGGAAGAGATCGGTATTGACCGCAATGACGTTGAGATCCTGGGCGCCCTCACGCCCCTTTATATTCCCGTCAGCAATTTCATCGTGGACCCCTTCGTCGGGTACTGGGGCGCTGCCGCAGGTGCGGAGTTTAAGTTGCAAGCAAGCGAAGTGGAGCGGACACTCTGGGTACCCTTCCAACAACTCCTGGACCCAACTAACCGGAAAGTGGGTGACCGAAAAACGTCGCGTGGGCTATTAATTAAGGACGTCCCCTACTACGCCGTGAACGGTGAAGAGATCTGGGGCGCCACCGCCATGATGACGGCGGAGTTGGTGGCGTTAATTACTGGATAA
- a CDS encoding right-handed parallel beta-helix repeat-containing protein — MKSILHLCVSLLFVLSSHHAHAQTLTLNASNCNPTDATACIQAALDDPALTRIVLADVGQNWISDALFIRRNGVTLELENTAVTLQAEPNALSEFESLVQIRQVDGVTIEGNGGNFLLDKTEYNRASQFRHGIDVYGATNATIQNLTITGAPGDGILVGPAFVQDLNDIDGDGDVTDFEPIPPCENIVIDNVICDDNNRQGISVSSVIGLLVTNSQFINTEGAEPESGVDFEPFRRYHVMQDIEFIDCEFSGNAGNGIQFAGVDINATTPATDIVIDRALVTGNGQDATRRRNAVDIQNIFNPFDGADITNNVADRSSSPGTFVLSNSEIRDEPWSGINVRQWADGLAVSIINTTVENVSNSFRNQGAGPILVQPPFYDDTNQGVNDPCYGNVNFENVRLIDDQTNRFQITVEDYRPGPSGPRDITGDICVEQVGAAAGTPIDTVFDSERCANFTLDVTACTVLPVTLSSFTAKTDVASCKTTLLWEVEEALDVAEFILESKHDLTDWSVVASQKVASDAAAMGKHTASTSALNKQYFRLKMVDVDGSYEYSKVVMVDGCQSSEPLRVWPNPVSDRSSFAPSPAGRVLRFIDLRGLTLATHQLRPGQTELSLAGLPKGIYTVQDLNSGQAVRLLVR, encoded by the coding sequence ATGAAATCCATTCTACACCTCTGCGTGAGCCTCCTCTTTGTGCTCAGTAGCCACCACGCTCATGCCCAAACCCTTACCCTTAACGCCAGTAACTGTAACCCTACCGACGCCACGGCTTGTATTCAGGCAGCCCTCGACGACCCCGCGCTTACCCGCATTGTCCTTGCGGACGTCGGTCAAAACTGGATCAGCGACGCCCTGTTTATCCGCCGAAATGGGGTAACGCTAGAACTGGAAAACACTGCGGTAACGCTACAAGCAGAGCCGAATGCGCTTTCTGAATTTGAGTCCCTCGTACAAATTCGCCAAGTGGACGGGGTAACCATCGAAGGCAACGGAGGCAATTTCCTGCTGGATAAAACCGAGTATAATCGCGCCAGTCAATTTCGCCACGGTATTGACGTCTACGGTGCCACGAACGCAACCATTCAAAACCTGACCATTACGGGCGCGCCCGGAGACGGAATTCTTGTCGGCCCGGCCTTCGTACAAGATCTAAATGACATCGATGGAGATGGCGACGTCACGGATTTTGAACCCATTCCGCCCTGCGAAAACATCGTGATTGATAACGTGATCTGCGACGACAATAACCGGCAGGGCATCAGCGTATCGAGCGTGATCGGTTTACTGGTAACGAACAGTCAGTTCATCAACACGGAAGGTGCGGAACCGGAATCGGGCGTCGATTTTGAGCCCTTCCGCCGTTACCACGTCATGCAGGATATCGAATTTATCGACTGTGAATTTTCCGGCAACGCCGGTAATGGCATTCAATTCGCAGGTGTTGACATCAACGCCACCACCCCCGCAACGGACATTGTTATCGACCGGGCGCTGGTGACCGGTAACGGGCAGGATGCAACAAGGCGACGGAATGCCGTCGATATCCAGAACATCTTTAACCCCTTTGACGGGGCGGACATCACGAATAACGTTGCGGACCGATCCTCTTCTCCGGGCACGTTCGTGCTCAGCAATTCCGAAATTCGTGATGAGCCATGGTCGGGCATCAACGTCCGCCAGTGGGCGGATGGGCTCGCGGTCAGCATCATCAATACGACGGTTGAAAACGTCTCCAATTCTTTCCGTAACCAGGGCGCCGGCCCAATTCTCGTTCAGCCACCTTTTTACGATGATACTAATCAGGGCGTCAACGACCCTTGCTACGGCAACGTCAATTTTGAGAACGTGCGCCTGATCGACGACCAGACCAACCGTTTTCAGATTACGGTTGAGGACTACCGCCCCGGCCCCTCCGGTCCGCGGGATATTACGGGAGACATTTGCGTAGAGCAGGTCGGTGCGGCGGCAGGCACACCGATCGATACGGTATTTGATAGCGAGCGTTGCGCCAATTTCACCCTGGATGTTACCGCCTGCACCGTCCTGCCAGTAACGCTGAGCAGTTTTACGGCAAAAACGGACGTTGCGTCTTGCAAAACCACGCTCCTTTGGGAGGTTGAGGAGGCACTCGACGTCGCTGAATTCATCCTGGAGTCAAAGCATGACCTGACGGATTGGTCTGTAGTAGCCTCCCAAAAGGTTGCTAGTGACGCAGCGGCGATGGGTAAACACACCGCGTCTACATCCGCCCTTAATAAACAGTATTTCCGCCTTAAAATGGTTGATGTAGATGGTAGCTATGAGTACAGTAAAGTAGTAATGGTGGATGGTTGTCAATCGAGCGAACCCCTGCGCGTATGGCCCAATCCGGTAAGTGACCGGTCAAGCTTCGCACCGAGTCCAGCCGGCCGCGTACTACGTTTCATCGACCTGCGCGGTCTTACCCTGGCTACACACCAACTGCGCCCCGGTCAAACAGAACTATCGCTCGCAGGCCTGCCGAAAGGTATCTACACCGTGCAGGATCTGAATAGTGGTCAGGCGGTTCGGCTGCTCGTCCGCTAA
- a CDS encoding uroporphyrinogen-III synthase, translating into MATQSEDQAVTRKPVKTILVSQPVPERSPFSRLESKYDLQIDWRSFIEVEGLTEKEFRKERIRPDEYSAIIFTSKLAIEHFFRLCKEMRIEMSQDTKYYCMTESVANYLQKFIVYRKRKVFFGQRTIQDLAPTLKKHRSKEKFLLPTNNLGSKFVAKYLDDNDFDWTPAQMYRTVAADLSDLKEVYYDILVFYSPMGIDSLYENFPTFEQKETRLAVAGRKTTKACEDHGLRVDISPSPPAVPSMEKALDNYLKVSNA; encoded by the coding sequence ATGGCTACCCAATCTGAAGACCAAGCGGTTACCCGCAAGCCCGTTAAAACGATCCTCGTCTCTCAGCCCGTTCCGGAACGCAGCCCGTTCTCCCGCCTGGAGAGTAAGTATGATCTACAAATTGACTGGCGCTCCTTCATCGAGGTAGAGGGGCTGACGGAAAAGGAGTTTCGCAAAGAGCGCATCCGCCCGGATGAGTACTCGGCCATCATCTTTACCTCAAAACTGGCTATCGAGCACTTCTTCCGCCTTTGTAAGGAGATGCGCATTGAAATGAGCCAGGATACCAAGTACTACTGCATGACGGAGTCGGTGGCCAACTACCTGCAGAAGTTCATCGTCTACCGCAAACGCAAGGTGTTCTTTGGCCAGCGTACCATTCAGGATTTGGCACCAACGCTCAAGAAGCACCGGAGTAAGGAGAAGTTTTTACTGCCTACCAACAACCTCGGTTCTAAGTTCGTCGCTAAGTACCTCGACGATAACGATTTTGACTGGACGCCGGCCCAGATGTACCGCACCGTAGCCGCAGATCTCTCGGATTTAAAAGAGGTGTACTACGACATCCTTGTTTTCTACAGCCCCATGGGTATTGATTCCCTCTACGAGAATTTCCCTACGTTCGAGCAGAAAGAAACGCGCCTTGCCGTAGCCGGCCGTAAGACAACCAAGGCCTGTGAAGACCACGGTTTGCGGGTGGATATTTCCCCCAGCCCACCGGCCGTGCCCAGCATGGAAAAGGCCTTGGATAATTACCTCAAGGTTAGTAACGCCTAA